One window of Bacillus alkalicellulosilyticus genomic DNA carries:
- a CDS encoding GntR family transcriptional regulator, whose product MINKNSPIPIYYQLEELLRNKIDSGQLKEGDVIPSERTLSEDYAISRMTIRQAITNLVNEGLLVREKGRGTFVASKKIEQPLLKLTSFSEDMKMRGLVPETKIIDFTEGELTLAETRELKIEPHSIGYRVSRLRLADHSPMAYEVLTLPKSIFEGLTKETINLSFYDYVEGLGYTIDGAKQTLEPSLAYNLESELLQIQKGSPVLLLKRVSYLEDGRPFEFVKSIYRGDRYKFITEMKR is encoded by the coding sequence TTGATAAATAAAAATTCTCCAATTCCTATTTATTATCAGCTCGAGGAATTACTTCGAAACAAAATAGATTCAGGTCAATTGAAGGAAGGTGATGTCATTCCTTCAGAACGCACCCTTTCCGAAGATTATGCTATTAGCCGTATGACCATTAGGCAGGCGATTACCAACCTCGTGAATGAGGGTTTATTAGTAAGGGAAAAAGGACGAGGAACGTTCGTTGCCAGTAAAAAAATTGAGCAACCTTTACTAAAGCTTACAAGCTTTTCAGAAGATATGAAAATGAGAGGACTTGTTCCAGAAACAAAAATAATTGATTTTACTGAAGGAGAATTGACATTAGCTGAAACGCGAGAATTGAAAATAGAACCTCATTCTATTGGTTATCGAGTCAGCAGATTACGTTTAGCTGACCATTCTCCTATGGCTTATGAAGTGCTAACGTTGCCTAAATCAATTTTTGAAGGACTAACAAAAGAAACTATTAATCTGTCCTTTTACGATTATGTAGAAGGTTTAGGCTATACGATTGATGGTGCCAAACAAACCCTAGAACCCTCGTTGGCTTATAACCTAGAAAGTGAATTACTTCAAATTCAAAAGGGCTCTCCTGTACTTCTTTTAAAACGAGTCAGTTATTTAGAGGATGGAAGACCATTTGAGTTTGTTAAGTCTATTTATCGCGGTGACCGTTATAAGTTTATTACAGAGATGAAAAGATAG
- the nagA gene encoding N-acetylglucosamine-6-phosphate deacetylase, which translates to MKKTYVFHNATLYSHESKIENPFIEINEGKITNLGEADPLMSTNTIAEHISFKNHVRIIPGFIDVHIHGAENADMMDGTPEAMETLSKALPKEGTTSFLATTLTQPKKDFLQALRATKSFINQESNTLVGAQVIGIHLEGPFINKRRAGAQPRDYICQPNIPLFQQFQEASGHHIRIVSLAPEKDYDGLVTYLRETGVIPSVGHSDATYNELLQGIQDGVCHATHLFNGMRGIHHRDPGVAGGALLENEITVEMIVDGIHISSPMVKFAYQHKQADGIILITDSMRAKGLKDGTYKLGGQDVFVKDGQATLKNGTLAGSILKMNDAIKNMISFTGCAFEEAVQMATYNPAKQLGICDRKGSLAIGKDGDFTIIDEHFSVHQTYVMGNKVYDREKMEGTS; encoded by the coding sequence ATGAAAAAAACGTATGTTTTTCATAATGCAACCTTATATAGCCATGAGAGCAAAATTGAGAACCCCTTCATCGAGATCAACGAAGGGAAAATTACTAATCTTGGCGAAGCAGACCCTCTCATGTCTACGAACACGATAGCTGAACACATTTCTTTTAAGAATCATGTTCGGATTATACCGGGCTTTATTGATGTTCATATTCATGGAGCTGAGAATGCGGATATGATGGATGGAACGCCGGAGGCAATGGAAACATTGAGTAAAGCACTTCCAAAAGAAGGAACAACCTCCTTTTTAGCAACAACCCTGACCCAACCAAAAAAGGATTTTCTTCAAGCGCTTAGGGCAACAAAGTCATTTATTAATCAAGAGAGTAATACTCTCGTTGGAGCTCAGGTGATTGGCATACACTTAGAAGGACCATTTATAAACAAAAGACGGGCAGGCGCCCAGCCACGTGACTATATTTGCCAACCAAACATTCCTCTTTTTCAACAGTTTCAAGAGGCATCGGGACACCACATTCGAATCGTTAGTCTTGCCCCGGAAAAAGATTACGATGGGCTAGTAACCTATCTGAGAGAAACTGGGGTTATCCCCTCCGTCGGACATTCCGATGCAACCTATAATGAGCTGTTACAAGGCATTCAAGACGGAGTTTGTCATGCAACACATTTATTTAATGGAATGCGAGGGATTCATCACCGTGATCCTGGGGTTGCTGGTGGAGCATTGTTGGAGAATGAAATTACTGTCGAAATGATTGTAGATGGGATTCACATCTCCTCTCCTATGGTCAAATTTGCTTATCAACATAAACAGGCTGATGGGATTATCCTTATTACAGATTCGATGCGGGCAAAGGGGTTAAAGGATGGGACATATAAACTGGGAGGCCAAGACGTTTTTGTAAAAGATGGTCAAGCGACGTTAAAAAATGGAACTCTTGCCGGTAGTATATTAAAAATGAACGATGCGATAAAAAATATGATTTCATTTACCGGTTGTGCCTTTGAAGAAGCAGTTCAAATGGCAACCTATAATCCTGCAAAACAATTAGGGATTTGCGATAGAAAAGGATCGTTAGCCATAGGTAAAGACGGAGATTTTACGATTATCGATGAACACTTTTCAGTACACCAAACGTACGTGATGGGCAATAAAGTCTATGACCGTGAAAAAATGGAGGGTACATCGTGA
- the nagB gene encoding glucosamine-6-phosphate deaminase → MKVLIAEDYNEMSKKASDILFHAIVTNKKVVLGLATGGTPITTYDLLVESIKASKQSLTHVHTINLDEYVGLQSDCRHSYHRFMEEHLFQHISIPTNQTHLPNGATTDLHIECQRYEELIASHGGIDLQLLGIGKNGHIGFNEPGTSFLTNTHIVNLTPSTIKANARFFSSIDEVPKQAITMGISTIMKSKCILLLASGKSKATAIKELLEGQITEKCPATILQKHPDLIVVADKDALSEVKEDTLEKLGKVQNELFFTKTTFS, encoded by the coding sequence GTGAAGGTTTTAATAGCAGAAGACTACAACGAAATGAGTAAAAAAGCTTCCGATATATTATTTCATGCAATCGTAACAAATAAAAAAGTGGTACTCGGATTAGCTACCGGGGGAACACCCATTACAACGTATGATCTGTTGGTAGAAAGCATTAAGGCTTCCAAACAAAGCCTGACTCATGTTCATACCATAAATTTAGATGAATATGTCGGTTTACAATCTGATTGCAGGCATAGTTATCATCGGTTTATGGAAGAACATTTATTTCAGCATATCTCAATTCCAACAAACCAAACGCACCTACCGAACGGAGCTACAACAGACCTACATATAGAATGTCAACGCTATGAAGAGTTAATCGCGTCGCATGGAGGTATAGACTTGCAGCTTTTAGGAATTGGAAAAAACGGACATATCGGTTTTAATGAGCCTGGAACTTCTTTTCTTACAAATACACACATCGTCAACTTAACTCCTTCTACTATAAAAGCAAATGCCCGCTTTTTTTCATCGATTGACGAAGTACCCAAACAAGCAATAACCATGGGAATTTCAACCATAATGAAAAGTAAGTGCATCCTTCTATTAGCTTCCGGAAAAAGCAAAGCTACCGCGATAAAAGAACTATTGGAAGGACAAATAACTGAGAAGTGTCCTGCAACAATACTACAAAAACACCCTGATTTAATCGTTGTTGCGGATAAAGATGCTCTAAGTGAAGTAAAAGAGGATACGCTAGAAAAACTAGGTAAAGTGCAAAACGAACTATTCTTTACTAAAACCACTTTTTCCTAA
- a CDS encoding DUF3916 domain-containing protein, producing MPDKKIRGLKRKTKNMVNRIVQETIEFPTDFYNGYWHLHLPVAQDFITSSKTPIGVKKICIETLISRAEHLIKIKPMTSERIRVLVTIDLPGLWSSQIIIFSGNSHFENFFERHNKYQKWLPISKERNLEKEWRIHVPKDLIVKGFKEIITDEDGEIYSGEIWFIGEI from the coding sequence ATGCCTGATAAAAAAATACGAGGTTTGAAACGTAAAACAAAAAATATGGTTAATAGGATTGTACAAGAAACAATTGAATTCCCTACTGATTTTTACAACGGCTACTGGCACTTGCACTTACCTGTAGCCCAAGACTTTATTACATCAAGCAAAACACCAATTGGAGTGAAAAAAATTTGTATTGAAACTCTTATATCAAGGGCAGAACACTTAATTAAAATCAAACCAATGACTTCTGAAAGAATACGTGTATTAGTCACAATTGATTTACCAGGGTTATGGAGCTCCCAAATAATCATTTTTTCAGGTAATTCTCACTTTGAAAATTTCTTTGAGAGGCATAACAAATATCAGAAGTGGCTTCCTATTTCAAAAGAAAGAAACCTTGAAAAGGAATGGAGAATCCATGTTCCAAAAGATTTAATTGTTAAAGGATTTAAAGAGATAATTACTGATGAAGATGGAGAAATATATAGTGGGGAAATTTGGTTTATTGGTGAAATATAA
- a CDS encoding contact-dependent growth inhibition system immunity protein encodes MRKCLELRNKKLSDLNAEDLRIMIGQNISLNYLIPIALEVLANNPFAEANLYIGDLLEQVLRVETDPLRISRIWFSK; translated from the coding sequence GTGCGGAAATGTCTGGAGTTAAGAAATAAGAAATTAAGTGATTTGAATGCTGAAGATTTAAGGATAATGATTGGTCAGAATATTAGCTTGAATTACCTTATACCAATAGCACTCGAAGTTCTAGCAAACAACCCTTTTGCAGAAGCAAATTTATATATTGGAGATTTACTTGAACAAGTATTGAGGGTTGAGACAGACCCTTTACGAATATCCAGGATTTGGTTTTCTAAATAA
- a CDS encoding TlpA family protein disulfide reductase, whose amino-acid sequence MRFPKILNIVILFSILSIIIWTVVNNSDRTMINIGDIAPNFKIETLNSDNMFHLEETNGTIRIVNFWASWCSPCVEELPVLQNMQEEYKDQNIKVLLVNLNETEKAINLFLDTNSIDLPIYLDKGEVADMYNVTQYPTSFLISEEGEILGKFVGELTKDYIVEWIEPHL is encoded by the coding sequence TTGCGATTTCCTAAGATACTTAATATAGTGATACTTTTTTCTATACTATCAATTATTATTTGGACAGTTGTAAATAATTCGGATAGAACAATGATTAATATTGGGGACATTGCACCTAATTTTAAAATTGAAACACTTAATTCAGATAATATGTTTCATTTGGAGGAAACCAATGGAACTATAAGGATTGTTAACTTTTGGGCATCTTGGTGTTCGCCTTGTGTAGAAGAGCTACCAGTATTACAAAATATGCAAGAAGAATATAAAGACCAAAATATAAAGGTTCTTCTCGTAAATTTAAATGAAACAGAAAAAGCCATTAATCTATTTCTGGATACAAACTCAATCGATTTGCCTATATACCTTGATAAGGGAGAGGTGGCTGATATGTATAATGTTACCCAATACCCAACATCTTTTTTAATAAGTGAAGAAGGAGAAATACTTGGGAAATTTGTAGGAGAGTTGACTAAAGACTATATAGTTGAATGGATTGAACCTCATTTGTAA
- a CDS encoding SIS domain-containing protein translates to MIEEYFLKVQQGLTTILKQESTHIEAAASLLTNTIKNDGIIHIFGCGHSHMIAEESFYRAGGLVPINPIFEESLMLHEDAVYASKLERDPLFGKEILAKHEISPIDTIIVVSTSGRNPVPIDVALTAKEKGCAVIVITSFFYRNLSSRHLSGKHLSDVADIAINNHVDIGDAVLSHKSVEVPFIPVSSIHSLTITNAMFAETIKCLADAGINTPIFMSGNVDHSETYNQKIIERFQGKVQALSARNPQRKKYSK, encoded by the coding sequence ATGATAGAAGAATATTTTTTAAAGGTACAACAAGGACTGACAACGATTTTAAAACAAGAGAGTACCCACATTGAGGCTGCTGCTAGTCTACTAACTAACACGATAAAAAATGACGGGATCATCCATATTTTCGGATGTGGTCATTCACATATGATTGCAGAAGAATCATTTTATCGGGCTGGAGGATTAGTCCCCATTAATCCAATTTTTGAGGAGTCGTTGATGCTTCATGAAGATGCAGTTTATGCATCCAAACTAGAAAGGGACCCTTTATTCGGAAAAGAAATCTTAGCCAAACACGAGATTTCTCCGATTGATACGATTATTGTCGTGTCTACTTCTGGAAGAAATCCTGTACCAATTGATGTTGCCCTTACGGCAAAGGAAAAAGGATGCGCTGTCATCGTAATTACTTCCTTCTTCTATCGTAATCTATCTTCACGTCATCTTAGTGGAAAGCATTTATCTGATGTTGCGGATATTGCCATCAATAATCATGTAGACATAGGAGATGCTGTTTTGTCTCATAAATCTGTAGAGGTCCCTTTTATTCCTGTTTCTTCTATTCACTCACTTACGATAACAAATGCTATGTTTGCTGAAACCATTAAATGTTTGGCTGATGCAGGAATTAACACTCCTATTTTCATGAGCGGAAATGTCGATCATTCAGAAACATATAATCAAAAGATCATTGAGCGTTTTCAAGGAAAGGTACAAGCATTATCTGCAAGAAACCCCCAAAGAAAAAAATACTCCAAGTGA
- a CDS encoding carbohydrate ABC transporter permease — protein MSIWSLSTIFPLAWVVLNFFKPSREIINETFTIPTNPILDNYINTFSTIDIGRSYINSLIISGSVVFFVLFFGGLAAFAMARFHYKLRGFLQTILIISLLIPAFATIVPVYRMMIGLELVNTYWGLITPQTAGNLPFAIMVITGYMATIPRELEEAAVMDGCNLLKMFHKIFLPISLPAFGTVGTFVFLWSYNDLFSSLVFVKHAHVRPLVVLLVQVSSQYGTDYGLMTAAITMVVIPVILFYLFAQKTFEKGATSGSVKG, from the coding sequence TTGTCGATTTGGTCTCTATCTACTATTTTTCCGCTCGCATGGGTTGTTTTAAATTTTTTTAAACCATCACGGGAAATCATTAACGAGACATTTACAATCCCTACAAATCCGATTTTAGATAACTATATTAATACTTTTTCAACCATTGATATCGGGCGAAGCTATATCAATAGCTTAATCATTTCAGGTTCGGTCGTATTTTTTGTTTTGTTTTTCGGAGGACTTGCTGCCTTTGCGATGGCTAGATTTCATTATAAGCTGAGAGGCTTTTTACAAACGATCTTAATAATTAGCTTATTGATTCCAGCCTTCGCGACCATTGTTCCTGTGTATCGAATGATGATTGGCCTAGAGCTCGTCAATACTTACTGGGGATTAATTACTCCACAAACAGCAGGGAACCTCCCTTTTGCGATAATGGTCATTACGGGTTACATGGCTACGATACCAAGGGAACTAGAAGAGGCTGCCGTTATGGACGGCTGTAACCTCTTGAAAATGTTTCATAAAATATTCTTACCAATCTCTTTACCTGCGTTTGGGACAGTTGGCACCTTTGTCTTCCTGTGGTCTTATAATGATTTGTTCTCTTCCTTAGTATTTGTTAAACATGCTCATGTTCGACCACTTGTCGTTCTACTTGTGCAAGTAAGCTCTCAATATGGAACGGACTACGGTCTAATGACAGCTGCAATAACGATGGTTGTGATTCCAGTCATTCTCTTCTACCTTTTTGCACAGAAGACGTTTGAAAAGGGAGCGACATCAGGATCTGTCAAAGGGTAG
- a CDS encoding catalase, whose protein sequence is MDKSSQNNHSKAGDKKDKQLEKYRIQNGGNPITTNEGLKVANNENTLKAGDRGPILMEDFHFFQKQLHFDTERIPERVVHARGFGAHGEFEAYQSMRPYTKAAFLKEKGTTTSVFVRFSTVQGGKGSMDTARDVRGFAVKFYTEEGNYDMLGLPFPVFVVHDPFKFVDSQHALKPQPHNDMPTASAAHDNFWDFVANNQESAHFVMWAMSDRAVPRSWRMMEGFAVNTFRFENEEGKATFVKFHWKPLLGVHSFLNEESLMVGGLDPDYHRRDLRDAIECGAYPIFELAVQMVAEEDEHKFDFDILDPTKLWPEEIIPAQKIGKLTLNRNVDNHFAETEQVAFDVTNLVPGINFTNDPILQGRTFTYKITQLHRLGGSNYPELPINRSLCPFHNNQRDGFSRHRIDVDQTNYFKNSISNNTPGPTNPEEGGFLHYPDRVEGFKVKASSDSFKDFFSQARMFWNSMSSVEKQHIIDAFSFELAQVKRVSVREQVVNMFVNVDKGMATTIADNVGIKPPTGQHVPVETSSPALSQANTPHYAFSLTVGVIIGDGFYGLEVRKMLESFQQAGVFVEVISEKLGTVTGTDGTKIEVTKTFLTTHEVLLDALYVVGGTTKNQSVFDSYTTDWTHAAYKHYKPIAIATTGKQFLQAGANNNPLGVIYYGSNSNSEQEFIHAIAKRRFWERT, encoded by the coding sequence ATGGATAAGTCATCTCAAAACAACCACTCAAAGGCTGGTGACAAGAAGGATAAACAACTTGAAAAGTACCGTATCCAAAATGGGGGGAATCCAATAACGACAAATGAAGGCCTGAAGGTAGCAAATAATGAAAATACGTTAAAAGCTGGTGACAGGGGTCCGATTCTGATGGAGGACTTTCATTTTTTTCAAAAACAACTCCATTTTGACACCGAAAGAATCCCAGAAAGAGTTGTCCATGCGAGAGGTTTTGGAGCACATGGTGAATTTGAAGCCTACCAATCGATGAGACCTTACACGAAAGCGGCTTTTCTTAAAGAGAAAGGGACGACAACGTCGGTATTCGTTCGTTTTTCAACAGTACAAGGAGGAAAAGGTTCTATGGACACGGCCCGCGATGTTCGGGGGTTTGCTGTTAAGTTTTATACAGAGGAAGGGAATTACGATATGTTAGGCCTCCCATTCCCCGTGTTTGTTGTTCATGACCCTTTTAAATTTGTTGATTCACAACATGCCCTTAAACCTCAGCCGCATAATGATATGCCAACGGCCTCAGCAGCACACGATAACTTTTGGGACTTCGTAGCGAATAATCAGGAGTCTGCTCATTTTGTAATGTGGGCCATGTCAGATCGAGCTGTACCTAGAAGTTGGAGAATGATGGAAGGCTTCGCAGTTAACACATTCCGTTTTGAAAATGAAGAAGGAAAAGCAACGTTTGTCAAATTCCATTGGAAGCCGCTTTTAGGTGTCCATTCTTTTTTAAACGAGGAGTCATTAATGGTCGGTGGGTTAGACCCGGATTATCATCGTAGAGATTTAAGAGATGCGATAGAATGTGGGGCCTATCCTATCTTTGAACTAGCTGTGCAAATGGTTGCTGAAGAAGATGAGCATAAGTTTGACTTTGATATTCTAGACCCAACGAAGTTATGGCCAGAGGAAATCATTCCTGCTCAAAAAATTGGAAAACTGACGTTGAATCGTAATGTCGATAACCATTTTGCTGAAACAGAACAAGTTGCTTTTGATGTAACGAATTTAGTTCCAGGCATTAACTTTACCAATGACCCGATTTTACAAGGAAGAACATTCACATATAAAATCACGCAGCTTCACCGCCTTGGCGGGTCTAATTATCCAGAGCTCCCGATAAACCGCTCACTATGTCCGTTTCATAATAACCAGAGAGATGGGTTCAGTAGACACCGGATTGATGTGGACCAAACAAATTATTTTAAGAATTCAATATCAAATAATACCCCAGGACCAACGAACCCAGAAGAAGGTGGTTTTTTACATTATCCTGACAGAGTAGAAGGCTTTAAGGTAAAAGCGAGTAGTGACTCCTTTAAAGATTTCTTTTCCCAAGCCAGAATGTTTTGGAATAGTATGTCTTCTGTAGAAAAACAACATATCATTGATGCCTTTAGCTTTGAACTAGCTCAGGTGAAGAGGGTGTCGGTACGCGAGCAAGTGGTCAATATGTTCGTCAATGTCGATAAAGGAATGGCCACGACCATCGCAGACAATGTCGGAATAAAACCTCCGACAGGACAGCATGTACCAGTGGAGACGTCATCACCTGCACTTAGCCAAGCCAACACACCCCATTATGCTTTCTCTTTAACTGTCGGTGTGATCATAGGTGATGGTTTTTATGGTCTAGAAGTAAGAAAAATGCTTGAGTCGTTCCAACAAGCGGGAGTTTTTGTTGAAGTTATAAGCGAAAAGCTTGGTACAGTGACCGGGACTGATGGAACAAAGATCGAGGTTACGAAAACATTTCTAACAACCCACGAGGTTCTATTAGACGCCTTGTATGTTGTCGGTGGAACCACAAAAAATCAAAGTGTATTTGATAGTTATACAACTGATTGGACTCATGCGGCATACAAACACTATAAGCCTATAGCAATCGCAACAACAGGTAAACAATTTTTACAAGCGGGAGCTAACAACAACCCCTTAGGAGTTATTTATTACGGTTCAAATTCAAATTCCGAACAAGAGTTTATCCATGCGATCGCAAAAAGACGTTTTTGGGAAAGGACTTGA
- a CDS encoding YncE family protein, producing the protein MVKKTYLILLKVVFLFILAGCGAEEAITESNGTGNEREKQETRKMLEDSTEEVTELVNEEYVVVVANEEEQSMSVIYYPEKRQQIIQLDGKAHNLEVNKESNVVWVTISHPHNEEEHAEHGHDDKMAVNEPSIVAYDLDSLEKVEVYTVGDHPAHVSITQDGNIVVVSNSGDNTVSIIDRSTGENTVVEVGDYPHGLRISPNQKYAYIANMHSGDVSIIDIETREEVNRIKVGEGAVQTGFSHDGEFAFVGLHLENKLAIIDTATQKVMDKVEVGEGPVQMYASYDNNYVIVANQGSKEAPSNTISVISLETFEVVKEVTLGLGAHGIVISTDSRYAFVTNMFEETISVVDLELLEEVEKIEVGLFPNGISIR; encoded by the coding sequence ATGGTAAAAAAAACGTATCTAATTCTATTAAAAGTAGTATTCCTTTTCATCTTAGCTGGGTGTGGAGCAGAGGAAGCTATCACTGAGTCGAATGGAACTGGAAACGAAAGAGAAAAACAAGAAACTAGAAAAATGTTAGAAGATTCGACTGAAGAAGTTACAGAACTAGTGAATGAAGAGTATGTTGTTGTAGTAGCAAATGAAGAAGAACAATCAATGTCAGTTATTTATTATCCAGAAAAACGCCAACAAATCATTCAGTTAGATGGAAAAGCCCATAACTTAGAGGTAAACAAAGAATCAAATGTAGTATGGGTAACAATTAGTCACCCCCATAATGAAGAAGAGCATGCAGAACATGGACATGATGATAAAATGGCAGTGAACGAACCGTCTATTGTTGCTTATGATTTAGATAGCCTTGAAAAAGTTGAAGTTTACACAGTAGGAGATCATCCAGCCCATGTATCGATTACGCAAGATGGAAATATCGTGGTAGTATCTAATTCCGGTGATAATACGGTGTCGATTATCGACCGTTCTACTGGGGAGAACACCGTTGTTGAAGTGGGTGATTATCCACATGGACTTCGAATTTCACCAAATCAAAAATATGCATACATAGCCAATATGCATAGTGGTGATGTAAGCATCATTGATATTGAAACGAGAGAAGAAGTCAATCGGATAAAAGTTGGAGAAGGCGCTGTACAAACAGGCTTTTCGCATGATGGAGAATTTGCCTTTGTAGGATTACATCTAGAAAATAAATTGGCGATTATTGATACTGCAACACAAAAAGTAATGGATAAAGTAGAGGTGGGAGAAGGTCCTGTTCAAATGTACGCAAGCTATGATAACAACTATGTCATTGTAGCAAACCAAGGCAGCAAGGAGGCTCCTTCTAATACGATTTCTGTAATTAGCCTAGAAACTTTTGAAGTAGTAAAGGAAGTGACATTAGGTTTAGGAGCGCATGGCATTGTTATCTCAACCGATAGTCGTTATGCTTTTGTCACCAACATGTTTGAAGAAACGATTTCCGTCGTAGATCTTGAATTGTTAGAGGAAGTAGAAAAAATTGAAGTAGGTTTATTTCCAAATGGTATATCAATAAGATGA
- a CDS encoding CueP family metal-binding protein, with the protein MKIKGVIGVLFVLLVVTALFFTIKENQVVEDNQGKDIKELVNAFSAGHITDREASIQPNELIVTHNTQQQVYDLSEEDFFVSIAPFINETHPUTYHNLTGCQGELVEEYFDVYIEEQDGNVVVDETMQSLRNGFLDFWLKRDQTYNITISIDGKMVEGKLSTFKTDPTCITTMQLVEESSYHK; encoded by the coding sequence GTGAAAATTAAAGGCGTGATTGGAGTACTTTTCGTTTTGTTAGTAGTGACAGCTCTATTCTTTACAATCAAAGAAAATCAGGTTGTTGAAGACAACCAAGGCAAGGATATCAAGGAGTTAGTGAATGCTTTTAGTGCAGGTCATATTACAGATAGGGAAGCCTCAATACAACCAAATGAATTGATTGTAACCCATAATACCCAACAACAAGTATATGATTTATCTGAAGAGGATTTTTTTGTATCGATCGCCCCATTCATTAATGAAACACATCCTTGAACTTATCATAACTTGACAGGTTGTCAAGGTGAATTAGTAGAGGAATATTTTGACGTATATATAGAAGAACAGGATGGGAACGTCGTAGTGGACGAAACCATGCAATCTTTACGAAACGGCTTTTTAGATTTTTGGTTAAAACGGGACCAAACATACAACATTACAATTTCAATAGATGGAAAAATGGTAGAGGGAAAGCTTTCAACATTTAAAACAGACCCAACTTGCATTACGACAATGCAGTTGGTAGAGGAATCCTCCTATCATAAATAA
- a CDS encoding SET domain-containing protein, translating into MIEIKTSPISDGEFNRGVFATCDIAKGQLIHEAPVLPYPNEQHQLIEHTVLADYVYEYGINHGAILLGYGMLFNHSYEPNATYEISFEKHTFDFFAYTDIKAGDEIFINYNGDVDDKEPLWFHRNDTSK; encoded by the coding sequence ATGATTGAGATTAAAACGTCTCCCATTAGTGATGGGGAATTTAATAGGGGCGTCTTTGCAACTTGTGATATAGCAAAAGGCCAACTAATCCATGAAGCTCCGGTGCTTCCATATCCGAACGAGCAACATCAATTAATTGAACATACCGTCCTTGCTGATTACGTCTATGAATACGGCATTAACCACGGAGCTATCCTCCTTGGATACGGAATGCTGTTTAACCATTCGTATGAACCGAATGCTACTTATGAAATTAGCTTTGAAAAACATACTTTTGATTTTTTTGCGTATACCGATATTAAGGCTGGAGATGAGATTTTCATCAACTATAACGGTGACGTTGATGACAAAGAACCGCTTTGGTTTCATAGGAATGACACGTCAAAGTAA